The DNA sequence CCTGAGGTGCACCGGTGGCGAAGTAGGGGCCACGTCTGCCCTGGCCCCCAAGATCGGCCCCCTGGGTCTGTCTCCAAAAAAGGTTGGTGATGACATCGCCAAGGCAACTGGTGACTGGAAAGGTCTGAGGATTACAGTGAAATTGACCATTCAGAACAGACAGGCCCAGATTGAGGTGGTACCATCTGCTTCTGCCTTGATCATCAAAGCCCTCAAGGAACCACcaagagataaaaagaaacaaaagaacattAAACACAATGGAAATATCACGTTTGATGAGATCGTCAATATTGCCCGACAAATGCAGCACAGATCTTTAGCCAGAGAACTCTCTGGAACCATTAAAGAGATCCTGGGGACTGCCCAGTCTGTGGGCTGCAATGTT is a window from the Cynocephalus volans isolate mCynVol1 chromosome 9, mCynVol1.pri, whole genome shotgun sequence genome containing:
- the LOC134386384 gene encoding large ribosomal subunit protein uL11-like is translated as MPPKFDPSEIKVVYLRCTGGEVGATSALAPKIGPLGLSPKKVGDDIAKATGDWKGLRITVKLTIQNRQAQIEVVPSASALIIKALKEPPRDKKKQKNIKHNGNITFDEIVNIARQMQHRSLARELSGTIKEILGTAQSVGCNVDGRHPHDIIDDINSGAVECPGS